Below is a window of Candidatus Poribacteria bacterium DNA.
CTTCCGACGCGACTACGACTCGCTCCTGCTCGCCACGGGCAGTGAAGAGGCGGCGGAGCTGGCGTCACGGTTCGGCATCGACATACGATCCAGCGAGTTCTGGACGGGAAGCCTCGATACGATCCGGCGCGAGGTCGATCGGTTCGAGGCGGCAGTGGATCGCTCGCTCGCCCGATCTGCTGCTCCGGTCGCTGGGACCGCTGGCGGACGCCGCCGCAAGAAAGAGCAAGCACAGGGATGAAAGCAAACCGACTCAAGCGGCAACTGGCGAATGGCGAGACGGTCATCGGTACGTTCTGTCTCGTCCCGAATTCGACCGTCGTCGAGGCGCTGGCGGTATCGGGATTGGACTTCGTCATTCTCGACACCGAGCACGGGCCCATCACAATCGAGACCTGCGAGGATCTCATCCGGGGATCGGAATGCGGCGGCGCTACGCCGATCATCCGGGTCAGCCAGAACCAGCCCGACCTCATCCTCCGCGCTCTCGACATCGGAGCCGGGGGCGTCCAGGTTCCGCAGTGCGGATCGCGCGAGGACGCCGAGCGCACGGTCCGGGCTGCGAAGTACGCTCCGCGAGGGGAGCGCGGCGTGTCGATCTTCACACGGGCTGGAGGCTACATCGGTTCGCGAGATCACACCGAGGCATGCAACTCCGAGCAGCTCGTGATCGTGCATATCGAAGGCGTCGGTGGGGTCGAAAACCTAGACGATGTGCTCACCGTCGATGGAATCGATGTCATCTTTCTCGGGCCCTACGATCTCTCCCAGTCCTTGGGCATCACGGGTCAAGTGGACCACCCTCGGGTTCGGGACACGCTCGTCGAGTGCACGCGCAAAGCGCGCGCAGCGGGTCGGTGGGTCGGCTCCTACGCCCGCGACGCCGAAA
It encodes the following:
- a CDS encoding aldolase — its product is MKANRLKRQLANGETVIGTFCLVPNSTVVEALAVSGLDFVILDTEHGPITIETCEDLIRGSECGGATPIIRVSQNQPDLILRALDIGAGGVQVPQCGSREDAERTVRAAKYAPRGERGVSIFTRAGGYIGSRDHTEACNSEQLVIVHIEGVGGVENLDDVLTVDGIDVIFLGPYDLSQSLGITGQVDHPRVRDTLVECTRKARAAGRWVGSYARDAEMAQWLISIGVQYVATMVDAAGIVHYYRNLIAAIRGV